The Vibrio rhizosphaerae genome contains the following window.
ATCGATTTATTTGTCTAAACTACCAACATTCAATGAATGTGGCTAGGCTTGTTCACACTTCATGACCGAATGTCACGCCATTAACGCCGTCCAGATCAGCGGGAAAAGTCATGAATGAGTTGTGCAACGATCGGTTCATTCGCTTCAGGAAATTGATAATCAACCAGCCCGGCAATCGAAACCCATCGACCATCCTGTCCTTCTCTGCCATATGGTGTTCCGGTAAATTCCGTGACCGAGATAAAGTCAAATACCAGTGACTTGTCCGGATAATCATGTGTCAAATGCTGATATAGATGTTGAGTCGTAACCTGAATACCAATCTCTTCATCTAATTCACGATGAATCGCCGCTTCGATTGACTCTCCGCTTTCAACTTTACCACCGGGAAACTCCCAAAATCCGCCTTTATGCACGTGTTCAGGCCGCTTGGTAATATAAACTTGTGATTGATCCTGACTAAAAATAATTGCAGCAACAATATGTGTTCTTTTCATACATTCCTCTGGCACGGTGTCATTCATCGAGTCTAACGATAATTGCCTGGCAAAAAAAGAGCCGCTTTTTCAGCGGCTCTCAAATCATATTGAATGGTTATGCAATACGCCCATGGCACTGCTTATATTTTTTACCACTACCACATGGACAAGGCTCATTACGGCCCACTTTTTTCTCTTCACGAACCAGCGGCTGCTGCCCTTCTTGTGATTCATCATCTTGTAAAGACTCACTCGCAGCGTGCTGTGCTTGTGCATAACGAGCGGCCTCTTCAACTTGGGCTTGGCGACGCCCTTCCATCTCATCGACTTCTTCTGGTTGTTGAACCCGAACTTTTGACAAAATAGTAATCACATCTGATTTCAGAGAATCCAGCAGGCCTTCAAACAATTCAAACGACTCACGTTTATATTCTTGCTTAGGATTCTTTTGCGCATATCCACGCAAATGAATACCTTGCCGCAGATGATCCATTGCTGCCAAATGCTCTTTCCATAAAGTATCGAGCGTTTGTAGCATGACGGATTTTTCGAAATTACGCAGTACTTCCGCACCAACCAACGTTTCTTTCTCTTGGTAAACATTGACGGCTTCTTGAATAATCCGCTCACGAAGAACTTCTTCATACAGCTTATCATCTTCATCCAGCCATGACTGAATTGGCAAATTCAGATCAAAATCGTGCTTCAGGCGATTTTGTAATCCCTGAATATCCCACATATCTTCCAGAGACTGGGGTGGAATATATTCATCAATGACAGCGGTAAAGACATCAAAACGGTTCTGCTCAAGCATTTCCTGAATATCTTCGGCATCCATCAACTCATCGCGGAGTTCATACACGACTTTACGCTGGTCATTGGCAACATCATCATATTCGAGCAACTGCTTACGAATATCGAAGTTGCGTCCTTCGACCTTACGTTGTGCTTTTTCAATGGAACGGGATAACAGCTTACTTTCAATGGCTTCCCCTTCATCCATACCGCTTTGAATCAAACCA
Protein-coding sequences here:
- the mutT gene encoding 8-oxo-dGTP diphosphatase MutT, which gives rise to MKRTHIVAAIIFSQDQSQVYITKRPEHVHKGGFWEFPGGKVESGESIEAAIHRELDEEIGIQVTTQHLYQHLTHDYPDKSLVFDFISVTEFTGTPYGREGQDGRWVSIAGLVDYQFPEANEPIVAQLIHDFSR